In Bacillus sp. KH172YL63, one genomic interval encodes:
- a CDS encoding bifunctional GNAT family N-acetyltransferase/carbon-nitrogen hydrolase family protein has translation MAEKLDLSQFEKKMIIRPMEHKDIQDIITMQSVCFPGMEPWKVEHLESHLDVFPEGQLVAELEGEIIASCSSLIINFDEYDDRHTWDDVTDNGYITNHNPDGYNLYGIEVMVHPDYRRMKVGHRLYEARKDLARKWNLKSIIIGGRIPNYYKHSDEMSPREYVDSVGRHKIYDPVLSFQLLNGFTLMRINPNYLPDDKRSQKYATLMEWNNVDYRPSSKRHFKTSYPVRICVVQYMMRKINSFEEFANQVEYFTDVASDAKSDFVVFPEIFTTQLMSFLNIQSPSLAVRRLTDFTEDYIELFTDLAVRYNVNIIGGSHFVKEENDEIYNIAYLFRRDGTIEKQYKVHITPNERKWWGISPGDSVRVFDTDCGKIAIQICYDIEFPELARIATDKGAKIIFTPFCTEDRQGYLRVRYCAQARAVENQIYTVISGTVGNLPQTENMDIQYAQSGIFAPSDFEFARDGIVGETNPNIEMVMIGDVDLEVLRRQRQSGTVRQLKDRRHDVYSVNYKK, from the coding sequence ATGGCAGAAAAACTGGACTTATCACAATTTGAAAAGAAAATGATCATTCGTCCGATGGAACATAAGGACATTCAAGATATTATCACTATGCAATCTGTCTGCTTTCCCGGGATGGAACCGTGGAAGGTGGAACATCTGGAAAGCCATTTGGACGTTTTTCCCGAAGGACAGCTTGTTGCAGAATTAGAAGGTGAGATCATTGCATCCTGCTCAAGTCTCATCATCAATTTCGATGAGTACGATGACCGTCATACGTGGGATGATGTGACGGATAACGGGTACATAACCAACCACAACCCTGACGGCTACAACCTGTATGGGATCGAAGTGATGGTACATCCCGATTACCGCAGGATGAAGGTCGGGCACCGCTTATATGAAGCGAGGAAAGACCTGGCACGGAAATGGAACTTAAAGAGTATCATCATCGGGGGGCGGATCCCGAATTACTATAAACACTCGGACGAAATGTCACCGAGGGAGTATGTGGATTCAGTGGGGCGTCACAAGATTTACGATCCTGTGCTGTCGTTTCAGCTCCTGAACGGCTTCACACTCATGCGGATCAATCCGAACTACCTGCCTGACGACAAACGCTCACAAAAATATGCGACCCTAATGGAATGGAATAACGTAGACTACCGGCCGTCGAGCAAGCGTCATTTCAAGACGAGCTATCCGGTACGGATCTGCGTGGTTCAATATATGATGCGGAAAATCAATTCCTTTGAAGAATTTGCGAATCAGGTTGAATATTTCACCGATGTCGCCTCAGATGCGAAATCGGATTTCGTCGTGTTCCCAGAAATCTTCACGACACAGCTCATGTCATTCCTGAACATTCAATCACCGAGCCTTGCCGTGCGCAGATTGACGGATTTCACAGAGGACTATATCGAATTATTCACCGATCTTGCCGTCCGCTACAACGTCAATATCATCGGCGGATCCCACTTCGTCAAGGAAGAAAATGATGAAATCTACAACATTGCCTACCTCTTCCGACGGGACGGGACAATCGAGAAGCAGTACAAAGTGCACATCACACCGAACGAACGGAAATGGTGGGGAATCAGCCCTGGAGATTCTGTGCGTGTGTTTGATACCGATTGCGGCAAGATTGCAATCCAAATCTGCTACGATATCGAATTCCCTGAGCTTGCCCGCATCGCTACCGATAAAGGGGCGAAGATCATCTTTACGCCATTCTGTACAGAAGATCGCCAGGGCTATCTCCGCGTCAGATACTGCGCCCAGGCCCGGGCAGTGGAAAATCAGATTTACACGGTCATTTCCGGTACAGTCGGAAATCTTCCGCAAACGGAAAACATGGACATCCAATATGCCCAATCTGGCATCTTCGCACCGTCCGACTTTGAATTCGCACGTGACGGGATAGTCGGAGAAACAAACCCGAACATCGAAATGGTCATGATCGGCGACGTCGACCTCGAAGTGCTGCGACGCCAGCGCCAATCCGGCACCGTCCGTCAACTAAAGGACCGCCGCCATGATGTATACAGCGTGAATTATAAAAAATAA